From one Acidibrevibacterium fodinaquatile genomic stretch:
- a CDS encoding SPOR domain-containing protein: MPQDYYTEPDPAPLRLNGPQRGLDPATRRLMAIAGGLGGALALIVGAWSLAGHRHGPVPLIAADPGPVKVKPVNPGGLQVAGADAALLGAATLPAAPGTASGTGAGSAETLSPPPETPAPAELHRLQSSPAPPAPTMAPSLASAAAAPHPAAIASPAKPAAVSAAGHDIEVQLAALPTEAQAREEWARLEKRFPAQFAHRKALISRVVSHDGHVFWRLRAGGFGDTAQAREFCAYLRGKSTACAVAAF, from the coding sequence GTGCCGCAGGACTATTACACCGAACCAGATCCCGCCCCGCTGCGGCTAAACGGCCCCCAGCGCGGCCTCGATCCCGCGACGCGGCGCCTGATGGCGATCGCCGGCGGCCTTGGCGGGGCGCTCGCGTTGATCGTCGGGGCATGGTCGCTCGCCGGGCATCGCCATGGGCCGGTACCGCTCATCGCCGCCGATCCCGGGCCGGTCAAGGTCAAGCCGGTCAATCCCGGTGGCTTGCAGGTCGCCGGGGCCGACGCTGCCCTCCTCGGCGCCGCCACGCTGCCGGCCGCGCCCGGCACGGCGAGCGGGACCGGCGCGGGATCGGCCGAAACTCTCTCGCCGCCGCCGGAAACGCCGGCCCCCGCCGAACTCCACCGGCTGCAATCGTCGCCGGCGCCGCCGGCGCCGACGATGGCCCCCTCCCTCGCGTCGGCCGCCGCCGCCCCGCATCCAGCGGCAATAGCGAGCCCGGCGAAACCTGCCGCGGTCTCCGCCGCCGGTCACGACATTGAGGTTCAGCTCGCCGCCCTCCCGACGGAAGCGCAAGCGCGTGAGGAATGGGCGCGCCTCGAAAAGCGCTTCCCGGCGCAATTCGCCCATCGTAAAGCCCTGATCAGCCGTGTCGTCAGCCATGACGGGCATGTGTTTTGGCGGCTGCGGGCTGGCGGATTCGGCGATACCGCGCAGGCACGGGAGTTTTGCGCCTATCTTCGCGGCAAGAGCACGGCCTGCGCCGTCGCGGCTTTCTAA
- the argS gene encoding arginine--tRNA ligase codes for MTSDLFAQIGARIRAALAASAPAVPEDVLARIEVSPPREAAHGDMASNVAMVAAKAAGMPPRALADALAKALATVPEIAAAEVAGPGFLNIRLRPAALHAVIPAILAAGEAYGDSEIGTGQRVNVEYVSANPTGPMHIGHCRGAVVGDALANLLAKAGFDVTREYYINDAGAQVTALAWAAYWRYLQAIGSEIAAEDFAARAPSGLQYRGDYLIAVGAALAENHGRSLAAADGGIAPPEHWLETVRDFAIAAMMAGIREDLARLGVRPDVFTSERALVASGAVEAVIGRLAQAGLIYEGVLEPPKGKLPEDWEPREQTLFRATRFGDDVDRPLRKSDGSATYFANDIAYHADKIGRGFRTLIDVWGADHGGYVARLRAAITALAGDGATLDVLLCQIVHVLKGGQPVRMSKRAGSFVTLRDLIEEVGRDVVRFIMLTRKNDAQMEFDLDQAVAETRENPVFYVQYAHARARSVLRHAAEQGFPTTPEALASVALESLTDPAELALIRRLAGWPRLVEGAARAHEPHRIAFFLYDLASDFHILWNRGREAATLRFIQPERPAETSARLALVAAMAVVIRSGLAVMGVAPVEEMR; via the coding sequence ATGACCAGCGATCTTTTCGCGCAGATCGGCGCGCGCATCCGCGCCGCCCTTGCCGCCAGCGCGCCCGCCGTGCCCGAGGACGTTCTCGCGCGCATCGAGGTCAGCCCGCCGCGCGAGGCGGCGCACGGCGACATGGCGAGCAACGTTGCGATGGTGGCGGCGAAAGCGGCCGGGATGCCGCCGCGCGCGCTCGCCGACGCGCTCGCCAAAGCGCTCGCGACCGTCCCCGAAATCGCCGCCGCCGAGGTCGCGGGGCCGGGTTTTCTCAATATCCGCCTCCGCCCCGCGGCTCTCCATGCCGTCATCCCGGCCATCCTCGCCGCCGGCGAGGCCTATGGCGATAGCGAAATCGGCACGGGGCAGCGGGTCAATGTCGAATATGTCTCCGCCAACCCGACCGGGCCGATGCATATCGGCCATTGCCGGGGCGCCGTGGTCGGCGATGCTCTCGCCAATCTGCTCGCCAAGGCCGGGTTCGACGTCACCCGGGAATATTACATCAACGATGCCGGGGCACAGGTCACGGCGCTCGCCTGGGCCGCCTATTGGCGTTATCTGCAGGCGATCGGAAGCGAGATCGCGGCCGAGGATTTCGCCGCGCGAGCGCCCTCGGGCCTGCAATATCGGGGCGATTATCTGATCGCGGTCGGTGCGGCACTCGCTGAAAATCATGGCCGAAGCCTCGCCGCCGCGGACGGTGGCATCGCGCCGCCGGAACATTGGCTCGAGACCGTGCGGGATTTCGCGATCGCCGCGATGATGGCGGGAATCCGCGAAGATCTCGCGCGCCTCGGGGTGCGTCCGGATGTCTTCACCTCTGAGCGCGCGCTGGTTGCAAGCGGCGCGGTCGAGGCGGTGATCGGCCGGCTCGCGCAAGCCGGGCTGATCTATGAGGGGGTGCTCGAGCCGCCCAAGGGCAAGCTCCCCGAGGATTGGGAGCCGCGCGAGCAGACCCTGTTCCGCGCGACGCGCTTTGGCGACGACGTCGATCGGCCATTGCGCAAATCGGACGGCTCGGCGACCTATTTCGCCAACGACATTGCCTATCACGCCGACAAGATCGGGCGCGGCTTTCGCACACTGATCGATGTCTGGGGCGCCGATCACGGCGGCTATGTCGCGCGCCTGCGGGCGGCGATCACCGCGCTCGCCGGCGATGGGGCGACGCTGGATGTGCTGCTCTGCCAGATCGTCCATGTGCTGAAGGGCGGCCAGCCGGTGCGCATGTCCAAACGCGCCGGCAGTTTCGTCACGCTCCGCGATCTGATCGAGGAGGTCGGGCGCGACGTCGTCCGCTTCATCATGCTGACCCGCAAAAACGACGCGCAGATGGAATTCGATCTCGACCAGGCAGTGGCGGAGACGCGCGAGAATCCGGTATTTTACGTCCAATACGCGCATGCCCGCGCGCGCTCGGTGCTACGCCATGCCGCCGAACAGGGTTTCCCCACCACCCCAGAGGCGCTCGCAAGCGTCGCCCTCGAGAGCCTCACCGATCCCGCCGAACTCGCGCTGATCCGCCGCCTCGCCGGCTGGCCACGCCTCGTCGAAGGCGCCGCACGCGCCCACGAGCCACATCGGATCGCGTTTTTTCTCTATGATTTAGCCAGCGATTTTCATATATTGTGGAACCGTGGGCGAGAGGCCGCGACGTTGCGTTTCATCCAGCCGGAGCGGCCCGCGGAAACCAGCGCACGGCTTGCCTTGGTGGCGGCGATGGCGGTGGTGATCCGCTCCGGCCTCGCTGTCATGGGGGTCGCGCCAGTCGAAGAGATGCGTTGA
- a CDS encoding deoxyguanosinetriphosphate triphosphohydrolase: protein MTDAHALAVFAVRAETSRGRLHPEPEAIGRSPFQRDRDRIIHSSAFRKLQYKTQVFVNHEGDFYRTRLTHSIEVAQIARSCARALGLDEDLTEALALAHDLGHPPFGHAGEEALAQAAAPFGGFNHNAQSLRVVTLLESRYAAFDGLNLTWETLEGLAKHNGPLPHPPAYVADYDARHPLDLGNFASAEAQLASLADDIAYHGHDIDDGLRAGLFDFGDIAHLPIVGAALADAGRASLDMPPPRLRHETIRRVINALISDLLAASRSRLAALAPGSADDIRRAKTAVIAFSAAVADANQAIRAFLFARMYRHWRVNRMTSKARRLTEELFRMFHGDPGLLPNEWRARAGEPGSARAAMIVADYIAGMTDRFAMDEHRRLTDIAISG from the coding sequence ATGACCGACGCGCACGCCCTGGCCGTTTTCGCCGTCCGCGCTGAGACTTCCCGCGGCCGGCTTCATCCTGAGCCCGAGGCGATCGGGCGCAGCCCCTTCCAGCGCGACCGCGACCGCATCATCCACAGCTCCGCCTTCCGCAAGCTGCAATACAAAACCCAGGTCTTCGTCAATCACGAGGGGGATTTCTACCGCACCCGCCTCACCCATTCGATCGAGGTCGCCCAGATCGCCCGCTCCTGCGCCCGCGCCCTCGGCCTCGACGAGGATCTGACCGAGGCGCTGGCGCTCGCCCATGATCTCGGACATCCGCCCTTCGGTCATGCCGGTGAGGAGGCGCTGGCGCAGGCCGCCGCGCCGTTCGGTGGCTTCAACCACAACGCTCAGTCCTTGCGGGTGGTCACATTGCTCGAAAGCCGCTACGCCGCCTTCGATGGCCTCAACCTCACCTGGGAGACGCTCGAGGGGCTCGCCAAGCATAATGGCCCCCTCCCCCACCCGCCGGCCTATGTCGCCGATTATGATGCGCGCCATCCGCTCGATCTCGGAAATTTCGCATCCGCCGAGGCGCAACTCGCCTCGCTCGCCGACGATATCGCGTATCATGGCCATGATATCGATGACGGGCTGCGCGCCGGCCTGTTCGATTTCGGCGATATCGCGCACTTGCCGATCGTCGGCGCGGCGCTCGCGGATGCGGGGCGGGCGAGCCTCGATATGCCGCCGCCGCGGCTCCGCCACGAGACCATCCGGCGGGTGATCAATGCGCTGATTTCCGACCTCCTCGCCGCATCGCGCAGCCGCCTCGCCGCCCTCGCGCCGGGCTCGGCCGACGATATTCGGCGGGCGAAAACCGCGGTGATCGCGTTCAGCGCCGCCGTCGCCGATGCCAATCAGGCAATCCGGGCATTTCTGTTCGCGCGCATGTATCGCCATTGGCGGGTCAACCGCATGACCAGCAAGGCGCGCCGGCTGACCGAGGAGCTGTTTCGCATGTTCCATGGCGACCCCGGATTGCTGCCCAATGAATGGCGGGCGCGGGCGGGAGAGCCGGGATCGGCGCGGGCGGCGATGATCGTTGCCGACTATATCGCCGGCATGACCGACCGCTTCGCGATGGACGAACATCGTCGCCTCACCGATATCGCGATCTCTGGCTGA
- a CDS encoding HesB/IscA family protein: protein MNIVATPPRFRLAPRAARRVAALLAAPAADGAAPAALRVAVLAGGCNGLQYRFDLDETIAADDVVIEEEGARVAIDPVSLDLLAGAELDYVEELMGAYFKVKNPNATSSCGCGTSFAVE from the coding sequence ATGAACATCGTCGCCACCCCGCCCCGCTTTCGCCTTGCCCCGCGCGCCGCGCGCCGCGTCGCCGCCCTGCTCGCCGCGCCGGCCGCCGATGGCGCCGCGCCGGCGGCGCTCCGCGTCGCCGTGCTCGCCGGCGGTTGCAACGGCCTGCAATACCGCTTCGACCTCGATGAAACGATCGCCGCCGATGACGTGGTGATCGAAGAAGAGGGGGCGCGGGTCGCCATCGACCCGGTCAGCCTCGATCTCCTCGCCGGCGCCGAACTCGACTATGTCGAGGAATTAATGGGCGCCTATTTCAAGGTCAAAAATCCCAACGCCACCTCTTCCTGCGGTTGCGGCACCTCGTTCGCGGTCGAGTGA